The Ammospiza caudacuta isolate bAmmCau1 chromosome 17, bAmmCau1.pri, whole genome shotgun sequence genome has a segment encoding these proteins:
- the LOC131565441 gene encoding serine/threonine-protein kinase pim-1-like, translating to GRAMPPARPRPRAGLPRARPRPSRRGLASARLWPYWRWRCWAGISAWGWGGTAALRLRLARARPRTRPRPRPRPQPRRRRRPRLLPGPAEHTRGAAAPAASTAASPARAPPLGSAAAGPEPPVPRSRERTPGHGRPGAGEGRSGAVAGPGPSADSRVPPAGTAQEALQERYRLGSLLGRGGFGRVFAATRLSDGAPVAIKRVPRNRVRHWGELPDGTSAPLEVLLLDKVSTGFPGVVQLLEWLELPNCIVMVLERPEQCQDLQRFIQARRFLPEEEARELFRQVLEAVRHCTSCGVLHRDIKLENILVDLDTGQAKLIDFGCGTYLQDTVYTHFAGTLSYSPPEWNDFGWYHGEAATVWSLGILLHQMVCGEHPFRRGQNLSWGQLPLPQRLSQECKDLIRWCLSVNSLDRPTLEDLFCDPWMWDIPLP from the exons ggccgggccatgcccccggcccgcccccggccccgggcggggctgccccgtgcccggccccggccgtcccgccgcggtctcgcctccgcccggctctggccgtactggcggtggcgctgctgggcgggcatcagcgcctggggctggggcggcACCGCCGCCCTTCGGCtccgcctggcccgagcccggccccggacCCGACCCCGACCCCGGCCCCGGCCACAGCCCCGGCGCCGGCgccggccccggctcctcccggggcccgcggagcacacacgcggcgcggccgctcccgccgcctccactgcggcttccccggcccgagctccgccgctcggcagcgcggccgccggccccgagcctcccGTGCCGCGTTCCCGGGAGCGAACGCCCGGGcatggccggcccggggcgggtgaggggcgctcgggggccgttgctggccccgggccgagcgctgacagccgcgtcccgcccgcagggacggcgcaggaggccctgcaggagcggtaCCGGCTGGGATCGCTGCTGGGACGCGGCGGCTTCGGCAGAGTCTTCGCGGCCACGCGGCTCTCGGACGGCGCCCCg GTGGCCATCAAAAGGGTGCCACGGAACCGCGTCCGGCACTGGGGcgagctg CCCGACGGCACCAGCGCACCTCTGGAGGTCTTGCTGCTGGACAAGGTGTCCACTGGCTTCCCCGGTGTggtccagctgctggagtggctcGAGCTCCCCAACTGCATCGTGATGGTGCTGGAGCGGCCAGAGCAGTGTCAGGACCTGCAGCGTTTCATTCAGGCACGGCGGTTCCTGCCCGAGGAGGAGGCGCGGGAGCTGTtccgccaggtgctggaggccgtgcggcactgcaccagctgcggggtcctgcacagggacatcaaGCTAGAGAACATCCTGGTTGACCTGGACACCGGGCAGGCCAAACTGATTGACTTTGGCTGTGGCACCTACCTGCAGGACACAGTCTACACTCACTTTGCAG GAACACTGTCGTACAGCCCCCCGGAATGGAACGACTTTGGCTGGTACCATGGCGAGGCAGCAACGGTCtggtccctgggcatcctgctgcACCAGATGGTCTGCGGGGAGCACCCTTTCAGGAGGGGCCAGAACCTCAGCTGGGGCCAGCTCCCGCTGCCACAACGGCTCTCTCAAG agtGCAAAGACCTGATCAGGTGGTGTTTATCCGTGAACTCCTTGGACAGACCCACACTGGAAGACCTGTTCTGTGATCCTTGGATGTGGGATATTCCTCTGCCatag